Proteins from a genomic interval of Desulfurobacterium sp. TC5-1:
- a CDS encoding phosphoglycerate kinase, giving the protein MTVCKSMFNKMCLKDIPPSELKGKKVFVRVDFNVPIDNGVIMKDKRIRAALPTINYLIDHGAKIILCSHLDRPKGRDPRYTLKPVAERLARLLERSVKFIPDCVGEEVEDAVNSLSDGEVALLENVRFYPEETKNDEAFAKRLAKLADIYVNDAFGTAHRKHASTYGITKFVKVAVAGFLLHKEIEYLQKVLENPDRPFVLIIGGSKVSSKLQVIENLLKVVDKMLIGGGMAYTFLKAAGYEVGKSLVEDDFIETAKEIMKKADNNSVKLYIPVDSMNAKEFKENTEVKLTTFKEIPEDMMGLDIGPATTKLFEEAMADAKTIVWNGPMGVFEMEKFRFGTMEIGKLVASKKEALTIVGGGDSVAALELLGLEHSVDHASTGGGAFLEFLAGKELPGVIALSNRN; this is encoded by the coding sequence ATGACAGTTTGTAAGAGCATGTTTAACAAAATGTGTTTGAAAGACATTCCCCCTTCTGAACTTAAGGGAAAAAAAGTTTTTGTGAGGGTTGATTTTAACGTCCCCATAGACAACGGTGTGATAATGAAAGACAAGCGAATCAGGGCTGCTCTTCCAACTATCAACTATCTCATTGACCATGGGGCTAAGATTATTCTCTGCTCTCACCTTGACAGACCAAAAGGGAGAGACCCACGATACACACTTAAACCTGTTGCCGAAAGATTGGCAAGATTACTGGAAAGGTCTGTAAAATTTATTCCTGACTGTGTGGGTGAAGAGGTTGAAGATGCGGTGAACAGCCTTTCAGATGGCGAAGTGGCGCTTTTAGAAAATGTAAGATTTTATCCTGAAGAGACTAAAAACGATGAAGCATTTGCAAAAAGGTTAGCTAAGCTTGCAGACATATATGTTAATGACGCGTTTGGAACGGCTCACAGAAAGCATGCTTCAACCTACGGGATAACAAAATTTGTGAAGGTTGCCGTTGCAGGTTTTCTCCTCCACAAAGAAATTGAATATCTTCAAAAGGTTCTTGAAAATCCCGACAGACCGTTTGTTCTCATTATTGGTGGTTCTAAGGTTTCAAGTAAACTTCAGGTAATTGAGAATCTTCTGAAAGTTGTTGATAAGATGCTTATTGGCGGTGGTATGGCTTACACTTTTTTAAAGGCAGCCGGTTACGAAGTTGGAAAGTCACTTGTTGAAGACGACTTTATAGAAACGGCAAAAGAGATAATGAAAAAAGCTGACAACAACAGCGTAAAACTCTATATACCTGTTGACAGTATGAACGCAAAGGAGTTTAAAGAGAATACTGAAGTTAAACTGACAACCTTTAAAGAGATTCCTGAAGATATGATGGGACTTGATATAGGGCCTGCAACAACTAAACTTTTTGAAGAAGCCATGGCAGATGCAAAGACGATAGTCTGGAACGGCCCTATGGGTGTTTTCGAAATGGAAAAGTTCAGGTTTGGAACAATGGAGATAGGAAAGCTGGTTGCATCTAAAAAAGAAGCTCTAACAATCGTCGGTGGTGGAGACAGCGTTGCAGCACTTGAGCTTCTGGGACTTGAACACTCTGTTGATCATGCCTCAACAGGTGGTGGTGCATTTCTTGAGTTTCTTGCAGGAAAAGAACTTCCTGGCGTAATAGCTCTTTCTAATAGAAATTAA
- the scpB gene encoding SMC-Scp complex subunit ScpB, translated as MQEVEKILEAVIFVSEEPVSIEEIAQKLEIDIEKLEEALKTLKAKYSNGGIILKEIGGGYKFYTAPEISTYVKKFVEDRPIKLSKHLLEVLAIVAYKQPVTKKEIETIRGRTADGAIKSLLEKRLIQVIGRKKAPGRPKLYGTTKDFLVHFGLNSIDELPSVELEEIFEEGMDRRSS; from the coding sequence ATGCAGGAAGTTGAGAAGATACTTGAAGCTGTTATATTTGTTTCTGAAGAGCCGGTAAGTATTGAGGAGATTGCTCAGAAGCTTGAAATTGACATAGAAAAATTGGAGGAAGCTCTTAAAACACTGAAAGCAAAGTACTCAAACGGTGGCATCATCCTTAAAGAGATAGGCGGTGGTTATAAGTTTTATACTGCACCGGAAATTTCAACTTATGTCAAAAAATTTGTCGAAGATAGACCAATAAAACTATCCAAACACCTCCTTGAAGTTCTTGCTATAGTTGCCTATAAACAACCTGTTACTAAAAAAGAGATAGAAACAATCCGTGGTAGAACGGCAGATGGAGCTATAAAGAGTCTCCTTGAGAAGCGGCTTATCCAGGTCATTGGACGCAAAAAAGCTCCAGGAAGACCAAAACTGTATGGAACAACAAAGGATTTTCTTGTCCATTTCGGTCTCAACAGTATAGATGAACTACCGTCTGTGGAATTGGAGGAGATATTTGAAGAGGGAATGGATAGAAGAAGCAGTTGA
- the murD gene encoding UDP-N-acetylmuramoyl-L-alanine--D-glutamate ligase, translating into MDVLIMGKGKSGLSAGKLLEKKGYSVFYYDDKGETFVPENPAFVVKSPGVPPYHPLIKFFKEKGVNVLGEVEIAGRYLKGKVIAVTGTNGKSTTTALIYHALKKLWKGKVFIGGNYGIPVSDFACETEEDSVSVIELSSYQIEDLKDFKSNVSVILNITPDHLNRYRDFKEYVKAKLKLIEHTKDKIILNADDNSLKPLLNRKNVLSFSMKSKADAFFKDGKIFLDGFSVTISELPVKGYHNIQNIMAALLALRVFGIDESKFLEAIKDFKGLEHRLEFVKILNGVTFINDSKSTNVDSLEKALLSFDKVILIAGGKDKGIDFSPIRPIVKERVKKAFFIGETGKRLKELFSEVAESEFKATLEEAVISAYRAAEEGDTVLFSPGCSSFDMFKNFEERGKIFKQIVEELK; encoded by the coding sequence ATGGACGTTCTTATCATGGGAAAGGGTAAGAGTGGTTTATCGGCAGGAAAGCTTCTTGAAAAGAAAGGATACTCCGTTTTCTATTACGATGACAAGGGTGAAACTTTTGTTCCTGAAAATCCTGCATTTGTCGTCAAGTCACCGGGCGTTCCTCCTTACCATCCGCTAATTAAGTTCTTTAAAGAGAAAGGTGTCAATGTACTGGGGGAAGTAGAAATTGCAGGAAGATATTTGAAGGGAAAAGTCATAGCGGTTACTGGAACAAACGGAAAGAGCACAACGACGGCCCTTATATATCATGCTCTTAAAAAATTATGGAAAGGAAAAGTCTTTATAGGTGGAAATTACGGAATTCCTGTTTCCGATTTTGCATGTGAAACGGAAGAAGACTCGGTATCCGTCATAGAGCTTTCAAGCTACCAGATAGAAGACCTTAAGGATTTTAAGAGTAATGTCTCCGTGATTCTAAACATTACGCCTGACCATTTAAACAGGTATAGAGACTTCAAGGAGTACGTAAAAGCAAAGTTAAAACTGATAGAACATACAAAAGACAAGATTATCCTTAACGCTGACGATAATTCGCTCAAACCACTTTTAAACAGGAAAAATGTCCTATCTTTTAGCATGAAAAGTAAAGCTGACGCTTTTTTCAAAGATGGAAAAATATTTTTAGATGGCTTTTCTGTTACTATTTCTGAGCTTCCTGTAAAAGGTTACCATAATATTCAGAACATCATGGCTGCGCTTTTAGCTTTGAGAGTTTTTGGTATAGATGAATCAAAATTTCTTGAAGCCATAAAAGATTTTAAAGGTCTTGAACATCGGCTCGAATTTGTGAAAATTTTAAACGGCGTGACATTTATTAACGATTCCAAGTCCACAAATGTGGATTCTCTTGAAAAAGCGTTGCTCAGCTTTGATAAGGTTATACTGATAGCGGGTGGAAAAGACAAAGGAATTGACTTTTCACCAATTAGACCTATAGTGAAAGAACGTGTCAAAAAAGCATTCTTTATAGGGGAAACGGGGAAGCGGTTAAAAGAACTCTTCTCTGAAGTTGCAGAATCAGAGTTTAAAGCGACTTTAGAAGAAGCGGTAATTTCTGCATATAGAGCGGCTGAAGAAGGTGATACTGTTCTATTCTCTCCAGGTTGTTCAAGTTTTGACATGTTTAAAAACTTTGAAGAGAGAGGTAAAATTTTTAAACAAATTGTCGAGGAATTGAAATGA
- a CDS encoding peptidase U32 family protein: MELLLPAGSLAHTFAAFDYGGDACYLGIGNLNARAGASNFTVEDYRKALAFARSREKKLYITFNTLLKNCELETIFKTLDSIYDLLPDGVIVQDIGLASMIKREFPKVPLIASTQMGFHNVSGVKFAEDFGFKRVILSRELTLKEIEIIRKSSTIELEVFIHGAICFSFSGYCFASSFIGGNSGNRGRCSQVCRMFFRGDIDGFIFNLKDLAGFDFVKKLYEIGIDSLKVEGRLKDELYVAVNASVYRKFIDEAAGKVKLKESEKEEFKKLSAIVFSRKRWSGYFPSDHPENCIDPSFPGNYGLFIGRVVESKGNRITVDRLSFPLNRHDGILIFEENEPVPVKVLNVRGREITISTKRKFKKGSSVYLVHSVKVQNRFPVRNYNVSPLKPTVCLSIELNSETVTVDVFNPVREVKKRYVFPVQTEPPQKNPITVDDVTGEFKKSGNFSFAASVENVKIDGSFFIRRSELSSIRKKIFSIVEEELFPKKEYRLPAFTHLKRRKPSAVFVVDETNAAEFLKFAASIGKPFVVFLKTTNFNLFRDFMANRISVGVAMPLILKTYEEESFYSFVKRAVKAGIKNFLVSHYYGLKMVEKFKDINLFADFTLYTLNRESANFLKKKMDYLTISVEDELENIISLSDCVDVITIYQDTPLFQSQVCLYKVFATCPGVNMVPFHMCLQNYRITKITGRFKDNFEIHFENCRTVLLWNKPLNLNKIRRKIPSFIPRFDFVYKKYSFKDMEKIFSGKVFSGHTGNVLRGLA; this comes from the coding sequence ATGGAACTGTTGCTGCCGGCGGGTAGTTTAGCACACACTTTTGCTGCCTTTGATTATGGTGGCGATGCCTGTTACCTGGGTATAGGAAACTTAAATGCGAGGGCTGGGGCTTCCAATTTTACGGTAGAAGATTATCGAAAGGCACTTGCTTTTGCAAGAAGCAGAGAAAAAAAGCTATATATAACCTTTAACACACTATTAAAAAACTGCGAGCTGGAAACCATCTTTAAAACGCTTGATAGCATATATGATCTTTTACCAGATGGTGTTATCGTTCAGGACATCGGTCTTGCCTCTATGATAAAAAGGGAATTTCCCAAAGTTCCTCTAATAGCGAGCACCCAGATGGGTTTTCACAATGTGAGTGGCGTTAAATTTGCCGAGGATTTTGGATTTAAAAGGGTTATTCTTTCAAGAGAGCTTACTTTAAAAGAGATAGAAATTATCCGTAAATCTTCCACTATTGAGCTGGAAGTTTTTATCCACGGTGCTATCTGCTTTTCCTTTTCCGGGTACTGCTTCGCCTCTTCGTTTATAGGCGGAAATTCCGGAAACAGAGGACGGTGTTCTCAGGTATGTCGTATGTTTTTTAGAGGTGACATCGACGGTTTCATATTTAACCTGAAAGATCTTGCAGGCTTCGATTTCGTTAAAAAGCTTTATGAGATCGGAATCGATAGTTTGAAAGTAGAAGGAAGGCTAAAAGATGAGCTTTACGTTGCAGTTAACGCTTCTGTTTATAGAAAATTTATAGATGAAGCGGCCGGAAAGGTAAAGCTGAAAGAATCTGAGAAAGAGGAATTTAAAAAACTTTCTGCCATCGTTTTTTCAAGAAAACGCTGGAGCGGCTATTTTCCTTCAGACCATCCCGAGAACTGTATTGATCCTTCTTTCCCGGGAAATTACGGCCTATTTATTGGAAGAGTGGTGGAATCTAAAGGTAACCGTATAACTGTTGACAGGTTATCCTTTCCTCTGAATAGACACGACGGCATCTTGATTTTTGAGGAAAATGAACCTGTCCCTGTGAAAGTTTTAAATGTAAGGGGAAGGGAGATTACGATTTCTACAAAAAGAAAATTTAAAAAGGGAAGTTCTGTCTATCTTGTCCATTCTGTTAAAGTCCAGAACCGTTTCCCTGTTAGGAATTATAATGTTTCACCTCTAAAACCGACAGTTTGCCTTTCGATAGAGCTTAATTCAGAAACCGTCACGGTAGATGTATTTAATCCGGTCAGGGAGGTGAAAAAACGTTACGTTTTTCCTGTTCAAACTGAGCCGCCGCAGAAAAATCCCATTACTGTTGATGATGTCACCGGTGAGTTTAAAAAGAGCGGTAATTTTTCCTTTGCAGCGTCTGTCGAAAATGTAAAAATTGACGGAAGTTTTTTTATAAGGCGGAGCGAACTTTCAAGTATTAGAAAGAAGATTTTTTCAATTGTGGAGGAGGAGCTTTTCCCTAAAAAAGAGTATAGGTTGCCCGCCTTTACTCATCTAAAAAGGAGAAAACCTTCAGCCGTATTTGTCGTTGATGAAACAAACGCTGCGGAATTTTTGAAGTTTGCCGCTTCAATTGGAAAACCTTTTGTTGTGTTCTTGAAGACCACAAACTTTAATCTTTTCAGAGATTTTATGGCAAATAGAATTTCTGTTGGCGTTGCAATGCCTCTGATCCTTAAAACTTACGAAGAAGAGAGCTTTTATTCTTTCGTTAAACGGGCAGTTAAAGCTGGAATTAAAAACTTTTTGGTATCCCACTATTACGGTTTAAAGATGGTGGAGAAATTTAAAGATATCAATCTGTTTGCCGATTTTACACTCTATACTTTAAACAGGGAGAGTGCTAATTTTCTTAAAAAGAAAATGGACTACCTGACAATAAGTGTTGAGGATGAATTGGAAAATATTATTTCACTTTCAGATTGTGTTGATGTTATTACCATCTATCAGGATACACCTTTATTTCAGTCACAGGTTTGTCTCTATAAAGTCTTTGCCACCTGTCCAGGGGTGAATATGGTTCCTTTTCATATGTGTTTACAAAATTACAGAATAACCAAAATAACCGGAAGGTTTAAAGACAACTTTGAGATCCATTTTGAAAATTGCAGGACAGTTCTTCTGTGGAATAAACCTTTAAATTTAAATAAAATACGCAGAAAAATCCCCTCTTTTATTCCAAGATTTGACTTTGTTTACAAAAAATATTCCTTTAAGGATATGGAAAAAATATTCTCTGGAAAGGTTTTCTCAGGCCATACGGGTAATGTTTTAAGGGGTCTTGCCTGA
- the murG gene encoding undecaprenyldiphospho-muramoylpentapeptide beta-N-acetylglucosaminyltransferase has product MKIVIAGGGTGGHFFPAVAVIEEFVKTGNEVLYIGTEKGIEYRKSDLIPCEKIFINVSGVRGKTPLKMLKGSFSLIASTLKVISIINRFKPDRVLIFGGYVSLPAGFAAKLTDTPLIIHEQNSIPGKTNKLLSKFASKILIANEYCRRFFPDGVLTGNPLRKEIRECKLSKELARNILKLDRDKFTILIFGGSQGAQFLNQITPEAVALLKELISKIQIVHISGEGKEKGLVERYKNLGVKALVTPFTEKPWLLYKSADVAVSRSGALAISELSYFGIPSIFVPYPFAVDDHQYFNAKPIADRKGCFLVRQNEIDSKKLANLLKKLYTDGTLRDSFSSVMKSFAIPDATLKVVRETENAGS; this is encoded by the coding sequence ATGAAAATTGTCATAGCGGGAGGAGGCACCGGAGGACACTTTTTTCCAGCAGTTGCCGTTATAGAAGAATTTGTTAAAACTGGTAATGAGGTTCTGTACATAGGAACAGAAAAAGGCATAGAATACAGGAAATCTGATCTAATCCCCTGCGAGAAAATCTTTATTAACGTTTCTGGCGTAAGAGGAAAGACTCCTTTAAAAATGCTTAAAGGAAGTTTTTCTTTAATCGCCTCAACACTCAAGGTAATCTCTATCATCAACCGGTTTAAACCAGATAGGGTTCTTATTTTTGGTGGTTACGTTTCACTCCCTGCAGGTTTTGCAGCAAAATTAACAGATACACCTCTTATAATTCACGAACAAAATTCCATACCCGGTAAAACCAATAAGCTTTTAAGTAAATTTGCAAGCAAAATCCTGATAGCAAACGAATACTGCCGCCGGTTTTTTCCTGACGGGGTTCTCACAGGTAATCCTCTGAGAAAAGAGATAAGAGAATGTAAACTTTCAAAAGAGCTCGCAAGAAATATCCTGAAACTTGATAGGGACAAATTCACTATTTTAATCTTTGGTGGAAGTCAGGGAGCACAGTTCTTAAACCAAATTACACCTGAAGCAGTTGCACTGCTTAAAGAGTTGATAAGCAAAATTCAGATAGTCCACATATCCGGTGAAGGAAAGGAGAAAGGATTAGTGGAGAGGTACAAAAACCTGGGCGTGAAAGCTTTAGTTACACCGTTTACCGAAAAACCATGGCTTCTTTATAAGAGTGCCGATGTCGCAGTTTCGAGAAGTGGCGCTCTTGCCATTTCTGAACTTTCTTACTTCGGCATTCCGTCAATCTTTGTACCTTATCCTTTTGCCGTGGATGACCATCAATACTTCAATGCAAAACCTATAGCTGACAGGAAGGGATGTTTTCTGGTAAGACAGAACGAAATAGACAGTAAAAAGCTTGCAAATCTTTTGAAAAAACTTTACACTGATGGAACTCTGAGAGATTCTTTTTCTTCTGTTATGAAATCATTTGCTATTCCCGATGCAACCTTGAAAGTGGTGAGAGAGACGGAAAATGCAGGAAGTTGA
- a CDS encoding putative peptidoglycan glycosyltransferase FtsW yields the protein MKSDALGKVIFAVAIILTVIGLIFIYTGSSYFCTVSGKPPYYLFIKQLITFFLSLFACYGTYRFFDYKKLKNKRWLWFVYGLTVFILISVLILGKEVNGARSWIKIGGVSLQPAEFAKVTLIIFVAGYLERKWYEIENNTSVFAGFMFFVFFPIFLILAEKDLGSAMIVFISIFAMIFITGFRLTYIFTPLAIGTLMFVLAVITAPYRIARIRMLFDPFAFYKAPGKNDSYQLVQSLVSFAKGGITGVGIGQGQQKLAFLPLAFSDFIYAHIGEEGGFIMAVIVLLLFFAILVVGLMIADKTDDKLGKFLSLGLTLYIFLEALVHIGVNIGVVPTTGITLPFVSQGGTSLISMYIAVGLLMSIARSLPEKSRVSFEKIEQGNYK from the coding sequence ATGAAGTCTGATGCTCTTGGAAAGGTTATTTTTGCAGTTGCAATAATACTTACGGTAATAGGTCTGATTTTTATATACACTGGAAGCTCTTACTTCTGCACAGTAAGCGGTAAACCTCCGTATTATCTGTTCATCAAACAATTAATAACGTTTTTCCTGAGTCTGTTTGCATGTTATGGAACTTACAGATTTTTTGATTATAAAAAGCTAAAAAATAAAAGATGGCTCTGGTTCGTTTACGGACTTACCGTTTTTATTCTCATTTCTGTCCTTATCCTGGGTAAAGAGGTGAACGGTGCCAGAAGCTGGATAAAAATTGGCGGAGTATCTCTCCAACCGGCTGAGTTTGCAAAAGTTACACTCATTATATTTGTTGCAGGCTATCTTGAAAGAAAATGGTACGAAATAGAAAACAATACATCGGTATTTGCTGGCTTTATGTTCTTTGTGTTTTTTCCAATCTTTCTAATCCTTGCAGAAAAGGATCTCGGTTCTGCCATGATCGTTTTCATATCCATCTTTGCAATGATATTTATAACCGGCTTTCGTCTTACATACATATTTACCCCACTTGCTATAGGAACACTTATGTTTGTCCTTGCCGTAATAACTGCACCTTACCGTATAGCAAGGATTAGAATGCTCTTTGATCCATTCGCTTTCTACAAAGCACCGGGAAAAAACGACAGTTACCAGCTTGTTCAGTCACTTGTGTCGTTTGCAAAAGGCGGTATAACCGGCGTTGGTATTGGTCAGGGACAGCAAAAACTTGCCTTTCTACCTTTAGCCTTTAGCGATTTCATTTATGCTCACATCGGAGAAGAGGGTGGATTCATAATGGCTGTTATTGTTCTTCTCCTCTTTTTCGCGATACTCGTTGTTGGTTTGATGATTGCAGACAAAACAGATGATAAATTGGGAAAATTCCTTTCCCTGGGATTAACACTTTACATATTCCTTGAAGCACTCGTTCACATTGGGGTTAACATAGGTGTTGTACCTACAACAGGAATCACTCTCCCCTTTGTCAGTCAAGGTGGAACATCTCTTATTTCAATGTACATAGCCGTAGGACTTCTGATGAGTATTGCCCGTTCTCTTCCTGAGAAGAGCCGAGTAAGTTTTGAAAAAATAGAACAGGGAAATTACAAATGA
- a CDS encoding pitrilysin family protein, which translates to MIVERLENGINVVLKDRKDVSSVSVQFWLKTGALWENEKNRGIAHFLEHMVFNGTKNYPAGTIEKIVENNGGEINAATSYDYTYYYVTIPEKHVFTAVKLLKDIVFYPLLLPEMVEKEKPIVLEEIARSENDPRQVFWRNFYQKIFQEVNYRYPILGFRNTVSSFTAENVREFHRDHYHGGNLTVVISGNINEKELLHFLKEELSPLPSKNPDIPPSVDEPELIPGNEIMKHPAVANAHVLIGWKIPGLSQNVNTAVLSVLESYLSYGRSSVLYQEVIEKGTAYAAMGLKDLFLSSGLFYIYGITEPSKAGLFKEKIFEIIRSSVDETAFELAKKKVLKTEIFKKESVESEAEELGYSVTLFGNLDYYQKLIESIKKLTLEEFVKGTEFLKNKHLQMLLLPEGGNK; encoded by the coding sequence ATGATTGTTGAAAGGCTTGAGAACGGCATAAATGTTGTTTTGAAAGATAGAAAGGATGTCTCTTCCGTTTCCGTTCAGTTCTGGCTCAAAACCGGTGCCCTCTGGGAAAACGAAAAGAACAGAGGTATTGCTCATTTCCTTGAACACATGGTATTTAACGGAACAAAAAACTATCCTGCTGGCACCATAGAAAAGATAGTGGAAAACAACGGCGGTGAAATAAACGCTGCCACTTCTTACGACTATACCTACTACTATGTAACCATTCCCGAAAAACATGTTTTTACAGCGGTGAAACTGTTAAAGGATATAGTGTTTTACCCTCTGCTTCTTCCTGAGATGGTTGAAAAAGAAAAACCGATAGTCCTTGAAGAGATAGCCCGCTCTGAGAATGATCCAAGACAGGTTTTCTGGAGAAACTTTTACCAAAAGATATTCCAGGAGGTAAATTATCGCTATCCCATATTGGGTTTTAGAAATACTGTTTCCTCTTTTACTGCGGAAAATGTCAGAGAATTCCACAGAGACCACTATCACGGCGGCAATCTTACAGTGGTAATTTCAGGAAACATCAATGAGAAGGAATTGTTACACTTTTTAAAGGAAGAGCTTTCCCCGCTACCTTCAAAAAATCCTGATATCCCCCCTTCTGTTGATGAGCCTGAGCTTATACCGGGAAACGAGATAATGAAACATCCAGCTGTTGCCAACGCCCATGTTCTTATCGGATGGAAGATTCCCGGCCTTTCACAGAACGTTAATACTGCAGTTTTAAGTGTTCTTGAATCTTATCTGTCATACGGCAGGAGTTCTGTCCTATATCAGGAAGTGATAGAAAAGGGAACAGCTTATGCAGCAATGGGTTTAAAGGATCTTTTCCTGTCATCAGGGCTCTTTTATATCTACGGAATAACAGAGCCTTCGAAAGCGGGGCTCTTTAAAGAGAAGATTTTTGAAATCATCAGGTCATCGGTAGATGAAACAGCTTTTGAACTTGCCAAGAAAAAGGTGCTGAAAACGGAAATCTTTAAAAAGGAAAGTGTTGAATCCGAGGCTGAAGAGCTCGGATACTCGGTAACGCTTTTTGGCAATTTAGATTACTACCAAAAACTGATAGAAAGCATCAAAAAACTCACTCTTGAGGAATTTGTGAAAGGAACGGAATTTTTAAAAAATAAACATCTTCAAATGTTACTTCTTCCAGAGGGAGGCAATAAGTGA
- a CDS encoding cytidylate kinase-like family protein has product MKREWIEEAVEIFYEDEEIAEEIDEKALLFMEEKLPAFAEKLPESLRESDFFEIINILRDKLIEGEINRVKNILEGKMGVVTVTFEYGSKGLEFAKELAKLSGYDVLYKEILIQTAKRLNLPTDKLEEFDDFNYLAAKLSLADFLQFSRKFLDFSILKGESEEEREVTFEEFKEMLVKVVMNMAFSNNVILVGHGACAILAEYPNTVHIKIEAPMDYRAKLCAEKLGISVEEATERIEQLDERELKFYKDIAGVDIRKIDLFHTKFNSAKLSPATAAKVAYELVKRIAND; this is encoded by the coding sequence TTGAAGAGGGAATGGATAGAAGAAGCAGTTGAAATCTTTTACGAAGACGAGGAGATTGCCGAGGAGATTGACGAAAAAGCTCTCTTATTTATGGAAGAAAAACTTCCAGCATTTGCTGAAAAACTCCCTGAAAGCTTGAGAGAATCAGACTTTTTTGAGATAATTAATATACTTAGAGATAAACTTATTGAGGGTGAAATAAACAGAGTTAAAAATATCCTGGAGGGAAAGATGGGTGTTGTTACGGTTACCTTCGAGTACGGTTCTAAAGGTCTTGAGTTTGCAAAGGAGTTAGCAAAACTCTCTGGATACGATGTTCTCTATAAAGAGATACTTATCCAGACCGCAAAAAGGTTAAATCTTCCAACTGATAAGCTTGAAGAGTTCGATGATTTTAACTACCTTGCAGCCAAGCTCTCACTTGCTGATTTTCTCCAGTTCAGCAGAAAGTTTCTTGATTTCTCAATATTAAAGGGTGAAAGCGAGGAAGAGAGAGAAGTTACCTTTGAAGAATTTAAAGAAATGCTTGTAAAAGTTGTAATGAATATGGCCTTCTCAAACAATGTCATCCTTGTTGGCCATGGTGCCTGCGCCATTTTAGCAGAGTATCCAAACACTGTTCACATTAAAATAGAAGCACCCATGGATTACAGAGCAAAGCTGTGCGCTGAAAAACTTGGCATATCTGTAGAAGAAGCAACAGAAAGGATTGAACAGCTTGATGAAAGAGAGCTGAAATTCTATAAAGATATTGCTGGAGTTGATATCAGGAAAATAGATCTCTTCCACACCAAATTCAACTCTGCAAAACTGAGTCCTGCAACTGCCGCAAAAGTGGCTTATGAACTTGTGAAAAGAATTGCAAACGACTAA
- a CDS encoding phosphatidylglycerophosphatase A, with the protein MKKFWEFIATGFYSGKLPKMPGTWGSITAAILLYFFWPENIVYQVVIIAVTFVLSTISSQSLSEQLGDNDPDSVVIDEIIGMEIAMLGIKTTLPAVVAALVIFRIIDIMKPPPIKLFEKLPGGFGITVDDMFAGLYSNILLRLLVWRHYV; encoded by the coding sequence GTGAAAAAGTTCTGGGAATTTATAGCTACAGGTTTTTACAGTGGAAAACTGCCAAAGATGCCGGGAACGTGGGGTTCAATCACGGCGGCAATTCTCCTCTACTTTTTCTGGCCAGAAAATATTGTTTATCAGGTGGTGATAATTGCCGTAACGTTTGTCTTAAGCACAATCTCCTCCCAATCTCTATCTGAACAGCTGGGAGATAATGACCCGGATAGCGTTGTGATAGATGAGATAATTGGAATGGAAATTGCTATGCTTGGTATAAAAACAACGCTCCCGGCAGTGGTAGCGGCGTTGGTAATCTTTAGAATTATTGATATAATGAAGCCACCACCTATTAAACTATTCGAAAAGTTGCCAGGTGGTTTTGGCATAACGGTTGACGATATGTTTGCCGGCTTATACTCCAACATCCTTCTAAGGTTACTGGTCTGGAGGCACTATGTTTAA